TCCAGCATTGGTCTCCTGAATGGCAGAAAGATAGGCAAACTGGTTTAAGAAAAGTCCGAACACTGCAAATAGCAACAGAGATAGCAGACTTTTTCTGTCTTTTATAAAAGCATAGAGTTTATTCTTTGCAGTCACGTAGGATAAGAACACCAGTGCCAAGCCTGCAATGATAAGTCGCAAATTGGTCAAGACTAAAGCAGAAATCCCGTGTGCCATCAGGTATTGGCCACTGGTTTCAGACAAGCCCCAAGCAATCCCCGCCACTACTGTATACAGAGTTCCTTTTACGGTTTTTGACATACTTCTTCCTACTCCTCTTGACGAATCATTTCCATCACTTGGTTTCGATCGACTATCCACTGGGCACGCTCATCCTTCTCATACGTTCGATTGGATAAAAAGATAGCCGCCTCCTGCTTCTCTCGATTCCACATAATGAAGGTACCTGTATAACCCGTATGGTCGAGCCAAGCTCCTTCCAGATTCCATGATAGAGACCGCTCCTTATCATCTAAAGGAGAAAAATTTCGGCTCAATTCTGCTGCAAAATCATCTTTCAAATAATGTTCCAGAAAAATCTGCAAATCCTTAACAGTCGAAAACAAACCAGCACTTCCTGCGTGTTTCCCTAATAGACGGGCTTTGGGATCGTGAATGTTTCCGGCCTCCACCCCTCTCACTGTTGGTACAGCTTGCTCAACAGGACCAAACATCGTTTCCTTCATCCCCCATGGTTCCAAAACTTGTTTTTTTATAATCTGATCCAAGTCTTGGTTAAAGATTTTTTCCAAAAGAAAGCCCAAGAGTAAAAAGTGAACGTCCGAGTATAGGAAGGCTGGCTGATTTCGTCTGTTGAGGTGAAACATGGCTTCTCTTAATTCCTCTGCCCTTAACTTGTCTCGATTGGGAATAAAGGGGTCCAAGTCTGTGGCATGGGTCAGAAGCTGCCGTATAGTGATATCAGGATAATCACACTCCGGTAAAAAATCCGTTACCGGTCGCTCAATATCGAATGTGCCCTGCTGCCACAAGAAGGTCAAAACCGTCCCCACTCCCACGACCTTACTCACACTGGCTAGATCATAAACCAAACCACTTTCTGTCTTCAAGTCTCTTTCTGGATCACTCAATCCTAGATAAGACTCTTTCCATTCACCATCCTTATAATACGCAAAAGAGGCCCCGGGATAAATCCCTGCCTCAATTTGATTTTCTATTTTTCTTAGAATTTTTTCCCACTTCATGCTTCTTCAAACCACAATTCAATGTTATTGGTATCTTTACCGAGGAAGAATTTTTCAGACTTAGGGACAAAGTAGCCTGTCTTTTCAAATTTCTGACGAAGACTGGTTAGATCAAAATTCTTGACTAAAAATTTTAACATCGTCAGGTCCCAAGTGACATTGTTTTCAACAGCCAAATCTGGTCCTTGTCCTTTAGTAAAGGTAATTACTGGCGCTACTCCTTCGGGATCAAGTAAACTCTCTGTCCCTTCAGGTAAACGCAACTCCATAGAAACCTCAAATTGGCTCACGTATTTTATACTTGTATTTGAATAAAATTCAGGAACAGTTTCCAGTGGAACCAAATCTCTTATATCATCTTCTGCATGAACA
This Streptococcus oralis DNA region includes the following protein-coding sequences:
- a CDS encoding CppA N-terminal domain-containing protein; the encoded protein is MNVNEIVRIVPTLKVNNRKLNEKFYIETLGMKPLLEESAFLSLGDQTGTERLILEEAPSMRTRRVEGLKKLARLLIKVENPSEIEALLSQMKSLPRLFKGNRGYAFEIVSPEEDVILVHAEDDIRDLVPLETVPEFYSNTSIKYVSQFEVSMELRLPEGTESLLDPEGVAPVITFTKGQGPDLAVENNVTWDLTMLKFLVKNFDLTSLRQKFEKTGYFVPKSEKFFLGKDTNNIELWFEEA
- a CDS encoding serine hydrolase domain-containing protein, translating into MKWEKILRKIENQIEAGIYPGASFAYYKDGEWKESYLGLSDPERDLKTESGLVYDLASVSKVVGVGTVLTFLWQQGTFDIERPVTDFLPECDYPDITIRQLLTHATDLDPFIPNRDKLRAEELREAMFHLNRRNQPAFLYSDVHFLLLGFLLEKIFNQDLDQIIKKQVLEPWGMKETMFGPVEQAVPTVRGVEAGNIHDPKARLLGKHAGSAGLFSTVKDLQIFLEHYLKDDFAAELSRNFSPLDDKERSLSWNLEGAWLDHTGYTGTFIMWNREKQEAAIFLSNRTYEKDERAQWIVDRNQVMEMIRQEE